The following coding sequences are from one Helicoverpa armigera isolate CAAS_96S chromosome 2, ASM3070526v1, whole genome shotgun sequence window:
- the LOC110378257 gene encoding nascent polypeptide-associated complex subunit alpha, muscle-specific form isoform X4, whose translation MSGGSQHNPNGRQSQLGSGWSPLQVANLLARAPQAHMASDRGVTWHTPTPPPHLYHVPAPSPPDPLQGLLQLQALKSAGGNSVFRHTATPPELYRHTPTPPDKHHMRHTPSPGDIKANAALPPDIYQHLGQARADKLRADELMAYTRVGVDLSLGGGRASNGAATSPAPGAHAAPPALSVRDAPTINSLIARAAPRHHHARVDALLERLAPSPVSPHSVIVHSRAAPTPSPPSSNEDSADSCGAPPGSKRKRKPERTVRVAAAPPPPALAAPPPATPAPAPPPAAPRVSPPPSPPPAPAPRENGDAAHAKADVAESRAASPPPDLPHAAPRPDQPHARRKTRSGSAETIDDIAAMIADTDSAAAAPPPAPPAPAVTVDKLRSVLASPDAPRADPAPDPEPPAPPAPVASPTPPPAPAAPRRRSARTSNPEAPNVPVESPSEAKPAEPEASDAHTAEPAAASFVEVENQLEKMFAGLEEEPLASPTAAGTDATAASADEASAPAAARKRRKSAPARAERRQGRVEPRNKKAQRKKAEARRPRKGPRDPARDAYDSGSNASSSKSRGPYIQIRGPRDSPLSVSVMNTTTGEEEDATSRRKGGEEFRNGVRGVRGLHASTLGLRYDASTPDASWLCAFCARGPHACALGDLFGPYALDTDCDEYRSLDEATRRRYCTGASGAADEVWFHEACAVWAPGLVACGARVWGLPPAVWGARAARCGHCGAPGAALACGARGCVARAHLPCARPQGWALHEDEFRAACPHHAS comes from the exons ATGTCGGGCGGCTCGCAGCACAACCCCAACGGGCGACAGTCGCAGCTGGGCTCGGGATGGAGCCCCCTGCAG GTGGCGAACTTGTTGGCGCGCGCGCCGCAAGCACACATGGCGTCGGACCGCGGCGTCACGTGGCACACGCCCACGCCTCCGCCACACCTCTACCACGTGCCGGCGCCTTCACCCCCGGACCCTCTACAG GGTCTGTTGCAATTGCAGGCGTTGAAGTCGGCGGGCGGGAACTCTGTGTTCCGGCACACGGCCACGCCCCCAGAGCTCTACAGGCACACGCCCACGCCGCCGGATAAACATCACATGAG ACATACTCCGTCTCCGGGTGATATAAAGGCAAATGCTGCATTACCTCCAGACATATATCAACATCTGGGACAAGCGAGAG CAGACAAACTACGCGCGGATGAACTGATGGCGTACACCCGCGTGGGCGTGGACCTGTCTCTGGGCGGCGGGCGAGCCTCCAACGGTGCAGCTACGTCACCGGCACCCGGAGCCCACgcggcgccgcccgcgctgTCGGTGCGCGACGCGCCCACCATCAACAGCCTCATCGCGCGCGCCGCCCCGCGCCACCACCACGCGCGCGTCGACGCGCTGCTCGAGCGCCTCGCGCCCTCGCCCGTGTCGCCGCACTCCGTCATCGTGCACTCCCGCGCCGCGCCCACGCCATCGCCGCCCTCCTCCAATGAG GACTCGGCAGACTCGTGCGGAGCTCCCCCTGGCTCCAAGAGGAAACGCAAGCCGGAGCGCACCGTGCGGGTGGCGGCCGCGCCCCCGCCCCCCGCACTCGCAGCGCCGCCACCCGCCACCCCCGCGCCTGCACCGCCTCCTGCCGCACCACGGGTATCCCCGCCACCCAGTCCGCcccccgcccccgcgccgcGTGAGAACGGTGACGCGGCACACGCGAAGGCGGACGTAGCGGAGTCGCGAGCCGCGTCCCCGCCCCCCGACCTGCCGCACGCGGCGCCGCGCCCCGACCAGCCGCACGCGAGGAGAAAAACGCGCTCCGGCTCCGCAGAGACGATAGACGACATCGCCGCCATGATCGCCGACACGGACAGCGCAGCCGCCGccccgccccccgcgccgcccgcgcccgccgtcACCGTGGACAAGCTGCGCAGCGTGCTGGCCAGCCCCGACGCGCCCCGCGCCGACCCCGCGCCCGACCCCGAGCcgcccgccccgcccgcgcccgtCGCCTCGCccacgccgccgcccgcgcccgccgcgccgcggcGCCGCAGTGCCCGCACCTCTAACCCTGAAGCACCCAACGTACCAGTAGAGTCGCCCTCGGAAGCCAAACCGGCTGAACCTGAAGCCAGCGATGCACACACTGCCGAACCCGCAGCCGCGAGCTTCGTGGAAGTGGAGAACCAGTTGGAGAAAATGTTCGCCGGACTGGAGGAGGAACCCCTGGCGAGTCCCACGGCAGCGGGCACGGACGCTACGGCGGCGTCAGCTGACGAGGCATCTGCACCGGCCGCAGCACGCAAGCGGCGGAAGTCCGCTCCCGCGCGGGCCGAGCGTCGGCAGGGCCGCGTGGAGCCGCGGAACAAGAAGGCGCAGCGCAAGAAGGCCGAGGCCCGCCGTCCGCGCAAGGGACCGCGCGACCCTGCACGCGACGCCTACGACTCCGGCAGTAACGCCAGCTCTAGTAAATCACGAGGGCCGTACATACAG ATCCGCGGCCCTCGTGACTCTCCCCTCTCAGTCAGCGTGATGAACACGACGACGGGCGAGGAGGAGGACGCGACCTCGCGACGTAAGGGCGGTGAGGAGTTCCGCAACGGCGTGCGAGGAGTGAGGGGCCTGCACGCGAGCACGCTGGGGCTGCGCTACGACGCCAGCACGCCCGACGCCTCGTGGCTGTGCGCCTTCTGCGCGCGCGGGCCCCACGCCTGTGCTCTCGGAGACCTGTTCGGCCCATACGCGCTCGATACTGACTGTGATGAGTACAG GTCATTGGACGAGGCGACGCGGCGACGGTACTGCACGGGCGCGAGCGGCGCCGCGGACGAGGTGTGGTTCCACGAGGCGTGCGCCGTGTGGGCGCCCGGGCTGGTCGCGTGCGGGGCCCGCGTGTGGGGCCTGCCGCCCGCCGTGTggggcgcccgcgccgcgcgctGCGGACACTGCGGGGCCCCCGGGGCAGCCCTCGCCTGCGGGGCCCGCGGCTGCGTGGCCCGCGCCCACCTCCCCTGCGCGCGGCCCCAGGGCTGGGCGCTGCACGAGGACGAGTTCCGCGCCGCCTGCCCGCACCACGCCTCCTAG
- the LOC110378257 gene encoding nascent polypeptide-associated complex subunit alpha, muscle-specific form isoform X6, producing MASDRGVTWHTPTPPPHLYHVPAPSPPDPLQGLLQLQALKSAGGNSVFRHTATPPELYRHTPTPPDKHHMRHTPSPGDIKANAALPPDIYQHLGQARADKLRADELMAYTRVGVDLSLGGGRASNGAATSPAPGAHAAPPALSVRDAPTINSLIARAAPRHHHARVDALLERLAPSPVSPHSVIVHSRAAPTPSPPSSNEDSADSCGAPPGSKRKRKPERTVRVAAAPPPPALAAPPPATPAPAPPPAAPRVSPPPSPPPAPAPRENGDAAHAKADVAESRAASPPPDLPHAAPRPDQPHARRKTRSGSAETIDDIAAMIADTDSAAAAPPPAPPAPAVTVDKLRSVLASPDAPRADPAPDPEPPAPPAPVASPTPPPAPAAPRRRSARTSNPEAPNVPVESPSEAKPAEPEASDAHTAEPAAASFVEVENQLEKMFAGLEEEPLASPTAAGTDATAASADEASAPAAARKRRKSAPARAERRQGRVEPRNKKAQRKKAEARRPRKGPRDPARDAYDSGSNASSSKSRGPYIQIRGPRDSPLSVSVMNTTTGEEEDATSRRKGGEEFRNGVRGVRGLHASTLGLRYDASTPDASWLCAFCARGPHACALGDLFGPYALDTDCDEYRSLDEATRRRYCTGASGAADEVWFHEACAVWAPGLVACGARVWGLPPAVWGARAARCGHCGAPGAALACGARGCVARAHLPCARPQGWALHEDEFRAACPHHAS from the exons ATGGCGTCGGACCGCGGCGTCACGTGGCACACGCCCACGCCTCCGCCACACCTCTACCACGTGCCGGCGCCTTCACCCCCGGACCCTCTACAG GGTCTGTTGCAATTGCAGGCGTTGAAGTCGGCGGGCGGGAACTCTGTGTTCCGGCACACGGCCACGCCCCCAGAGCTCTACAGGCACACGCCCACGCCGCCGGATAAACATCACATGAG ACATACTCCGTCTCCGGGTGATATAAAGGCAAATGCTGCATTACCTCCAGACATATATCAACATCTGGGACAAGCGAGAG CAGACAAACTACGCGCGGATGAACTGATGGCGTACACCCGCGTGGGCGTGGACCTGTCTCTGGGCGGCGGGCGAGCCTCCAACGGTGCAGCTACGTCACCGGCACCCGGAGCCCACgcggcgccgcccgcgctgTCGGTGCGCGACGCGCCCACCATCAACAGCCTCATCGCGCGCGCCGCCCCGCGCCACCACCACGCGCGCGTCGACGCGCTGCTCGAGCGCCTCGCGCCCTCGCCCGTGTCGCCGCACTCCGTCATCGTGCACTCCCGCGCCGCGCCCACGCCATCGCCGCCCTCCTCCAATGAG GACTCGGCAGACTCGTGCGGAGCTCCCCCTGGCTCCAAGAGGAAACGCAAGCCGGAGCGCACCGTGCGGGTGGCGGCCGCGCCCCCGCCCCCCGCACTCGCAGCGCCGCCACCCGCCACCCCCGCGCCTGCACCGCCTCCTGCCGCACCACGGGTATCCCCGCCACCCAGTCCGCcccccgcccccgcgccgcGTGAGAACGGTGACGCGGCACACGCGAAGGCGGACGTAGCGGAGTCGCGAGCCGCGTCCCCGCCCCCCGACCTGCCGCACGCGGCGCCGCGCCCCGACCAGCCGCACGCGAGGAGAAAAACGCGCTCCGGCTCCGCAGAGACGATAGACGACATCGCCGCCATGATCGCCGACACGGACAGCGCAGCCGCCGccccgccccccgcgccgcccgcgcccgccgtcACCGTGGACAAGCTGCGCAGCGTGCTGGCCAGCCCCGACGCGCCCCGCGCCGACCCCGCGCCCGACCCCGAGCcgcccgccccgcccgcgcccgtCGCCTCGCccacgccgccgcccgcgcccgccgcgccgcggcGCCGCAGTGCCCGCACCTCTAACCCTGAAGCACCCAACGTACCAGTAGAGTCGCCCTCGGAAGCCAAACCGGCTGAACCTGAAGCCAGCGATGCACACACTGCCGAACCCGCAGCCGCGAGCTTCGTGGAAGTGGAGAACCAGTTGGAGAAAATGTTCGCCGGACTGGAGGAGGAACCCCTGGCGAGTCCCACGGCAGCGGGCACGGACGCTACGGCGGCGTCAGCTGACGAGGCATCTGCACCGGCCGCAGCACGCAAGCGGCGGAAGTCCGCTCCCGCGCGGGCCGAGCGTCGGCAGGGCCGCGTGGAGCCGCGGAACAAGAAGGCGCAGCGCAAGAAGGCCGAGGCCCGCCGTCCGCGCAAGGGACCGCGCGACCCTGCACGCGACGCCTACGACTCCGGCAGTAACGCCAGCTCTAGTAAATCACGAGGGCCGTACATACAG ATCCGCGGCCCTCGTGACTCTCCCCTCTCAGTCAGCGTGATGAACACGACGACGGGCGAGGAGGAGGACGCGACCTCGCGACGTAAGGGCGGTGAGGAGTTCCGCAACGGCGTGCGAGGAGTGAGGGGCCTGCACGCGAGCACGCTGGGGCTGCGCTACGACGCCAGCACGCCCGACGCCTCGTGGCTGTGCGCCTTCTGCGCGCGCGGGCCCCACGCCTGTGCTCTCGGAGACCTGTTCGGCCCATACGCGCTCGATACTGACTGTGATGAGTACAG GTCATTGGACGAGGCGACGCGGCGACGGTACTGCACGGGCGCGAGCGGCGCCGCGGACGAGGTGTGGTTCCACGAGGCGTGCGCCGTGTGGGCGCCCGGGCTGGTCGCGTGCGGGGCCCGCGTGTGGGGCCTGCCGCCCGCCGTGTggggcgcccgcgccgcgcgctGCGGACACTGCGGGGCCCCCGGGGCAGCCCTCGCCTGCGGGGCCCGCGGCTGCGTGGCCCGCGCCCACCTCCCCTGCGCGCGGCCCCAGGGCTGGGCGCTGCACGAGGACGAGTTCCGCGCCGCCTGCCCGCACCACGCCTCCTAG